In the genome of Treponema pedis, one region contains:
- a CDS encoding ABC transporter ATP-binding protein: MDMEIMITVKHLFKTYKIAKRNEGFREAVKGLFNKKYELITALQDISFSVKKGETVGYIGPNGAGKSSTIKILSGILTPDSGECTVNGFIPWKNRTAYVKNIGVVFGQRSQLWWDIPVIDSFELLKNIYSVPEGVYKNNSEELISLLNLEEVIKTPVRQLSLGQRMRCELAASLLHSPEILFLDEPTIGLDAVSKLAVRKFISDLNLKRKTTIILTTHDMQDIQAITDRIILIGKGMLLLDGTLDAIKLNGMTLDESLAALYKRLNIDTDYSGQ; the protein is encoded by the coding sequence ATGGACATGGAAATTATGATAACCGTAAAACATCTTTTTAAAACTTATAAAATTGCAAAACGGAATGAAGGTTTTCGGGAGGCCGTTAAGGGGCTATTTAATAAAAAGTATGAACTTATTACCGCCTTACAGGATATAAGTTTTTCCGTAAAAAAAGGTGAAACTGTGGGATATATAGGGCCTAACGGTGCGGGTAAAAGTTCTACCATAAAGATTTTAAGCGGGATACTTACTCCCGATTCGGGTGAGTGTACCGTAAACGGTTTTATTCCTTGGAAAAACAGAACCGCTTATGTAAAAAATATAGGAGTGGTTTTCGGTCAGCGTTCGCAGCTTTGGTGGGATATTCCCGTAATAGATTCCTTTGAGTTATTAAAAAATATTTATTCGGTGCCCGAAGGTGTTTATAAAAATAATTCCGAAGAGTTAATATCTCTTTTAAATTTGGAAGAGGTTATCAAAACTCCGGTGCGCCAGCTTTCGTTAGGGCAGCGTATGAGGTGCGAGCTTGCAGCTTCTCTTTTGCACAGTCCTGAAATTTTGTTTTTAGATGAGCCGACAATAGGGCTTGATGCGGTTTCAAAATTGGCGGTACGCAAATTTATTTCGGATTTAAATTTAAAGCGGAAAACTACAATTATTTTAACTACGCACGATATGCAGGATATACAGGCGATTACGGATAGAATTATTTTAATCGGAAAGGGTATGCTGCTTTTGGACGGAACTCTTGATGCTATAAAATTAAACGGTATGACACTTGATGAAAGTTTGGCGGCTCTTTATAAGCGATTGAATATAGATACCGATTATTCCGGGCAATAA
- a CDS encoding ABC transporter permease, with protein MKNGLKLYFNYISVLLRSTMQYKTSFFLSLAGQVLLTFNEIIAVYFLFARFNNIKGFTFSEIMLCFSIVLMSFSVAESYARGFDSFSNFIVTGDFDRLLLRPRSLILQVLGSKFEFARVGRLIQGIVMLGYGIAFSNITWNALKIFTLAFMLLGGVAVFTGLFLVYAALCFFTVEGLEFVNIFTDGARTFGAYPVSIYGKKILKVCTFIIPYSLFQYYPLLYLFGKTQKSAIPFFPLLAFLFLIPCYALWRYGVKKYKSTGS; from the coding sequence ATGAAAAACGGTTTAAAACTTTATTTTAATTATATTTCGGTTTTGCTTAGAAGTACTATGCAGTATAAGACTTCTTTTTTTCTTTCTTTAGCCGGGCAGGTTTTATTGACATTTAACGAAATTATTGCAGTTTATTTTTTATTTGCACGGTTTAATAATATAAAGGGCTTTACTTTCAGCGAAATAATGCTTTGTTTTTCGATAGTGTTAATGAGCTTTTCCGTTGCGGAAAGTTATGCCCGCGGTTTTGATTCGTTTTCAAATTTTATAGTTACCGGAGACTTCGATAGGCTTTTATTGCGCCCGCGAAGTTTAATTTTACAAGTATTGGGAAGTAAATTTGAATTTGCCCGTGTGGGGCGACTTATTCAGGGCATTGTAATGCTTGGCTACGGAATCGCTTTTTCGAATATAACGTGGAATGCCTTAAAGATTTTTACTTTAGCTTTTATGCTCTTAGGAGGGGTCGCGGTTTTTACGGGGCTTTTTTTAGTTTATGCGGCTTTATGTTTTTTTACGGTTGAAGGGCTTGAATTTGTAAATATTTTTACGGACGGAGCCAGAACCTTCGGAGCTTATCCTGTTTCGATTTACGGAAAAAAAATACTAAAAGTTTGTACGTTTATAATTCCTTATTCTTTATTTCAATATTACCCGCTTTTGTATTTGTTCGGTAAAACACAAAAAAGTGCAATACCTTTTTTCCCGCTTTTAGCATTTTTATTTTTAATTCCGTGTTATGCCTTGTGGCGGTATGGTGTAAAAAAATATAAATCGACCGGCTCATAG
- the yajC gene encoding preprotein translocase subunit YajC, with protein sequence MNLIPLLQTAQGFGSYGIMIPMLLVFVIFYFLLIRPQKKEQQKTERMISQLQKGDKIITIGGIHGTVSSAKEKTLIIKVDENCKIEINRSAVGVVLKDEPARPAPDFAGNGEKKGFFFGKKKNTESSSNSAENSNSATFSDDSK encoded by the coding sequence ATGAATTTGATACCTCTGTTGCAAACGGCGCAAGGCTTCGGTTCTTACGGAATTATGATTCCTATGCTGCTGGTTTTTGTTATTTTTTACTTTTTGCTTATACGTCCGCAAAAAAAGGAACAGCAAAAAACCGAAAGAATGATTTCGCAGCTTCAAAAAGGCGATAAGATTATCACTATAGGCGGAATACACGGCACTGTAAGTTCCGCCAAGGAAAAAACTCTTATTATTAAAGTTGATGAAAATTGCAAGATTGAAATTAACCGTTCTGCAGTCGGTGTAGTTTTAAAAGACGAACCCGCCCGCCCCGCTCCGGATTTTGCAGGTAACGGTGAAAAGAAGGGGTTCTTTTTCGGTAAAAAGAAAAATACCGAAAGCTCCTCAAATTCGGCCGAGAATTCCAATTCCGCAACCTTTTCCGACGATTCGAAATAA
- the acpP gene encoding acyl carrier protein yields the protein MDELFKKIQKLIADKLEIDESKVTLDSSFRQDLGADSLDTYELVYALEEDMGITIPDEKANDFETVRDAYEFIKSQQK from the coding sequence ATGGATGAATTGTTTAAAAAAATTCAAAAACTTATTGCAGACAAACTGGAAATTGACGAATCGAAAGTAACTTTGGATTCTTCATTCAGGCAGGACTTGGGTGCCGACAGCTTGGATACTTACGAGCTTGTATATGCACTCGAGGAAGATATGGGAATTACCATTCCGGACGAAAAAGCAAACGATTTTGAAACCGTCCGCGATGCCTACGAATTTATTAAATCTCAACAAAAATAA
- a CDS encoding ABC transporter permease, with translation MKKYFAFFKIRFIANLQYRAAAFAGISTQFAWGFLTVFLFKAFYETSPQNFPMSFSATVSYIWIQQAFLAFFALWVFEPEVNDAIVKGSAAYLMVRPVSIYNLWFVRTLSMRLARGLLRCFPILITALLLPLPYSLVLPNLFTFSLFLFSLILGLFTATAFIVLIYILSFFTISPRGLQMLFISVSEILAGQVIPIPFFPDKIRAVIEVLPFTGIQNIPLRIFGGDIKGVYVYYKIALQLFWLIVLILCGKIISKVAEKKLVVQGG, from the coding sequence ATGAAAAAATATTTTGCGTTTTTTAAAATAAGATTTATTGCCAACTTACAGTACAGGGCTGCCGCCTTTGCGGGAATAAGCACTCAATTTGCTTGGGGGTTTTTAACCGTATTTTTATTTAAAGCCTTCTACGAAACTTCTCCGCAAAATTTTCCGATGAGTTTTTCCGCAACCGTTTCTTATATTTGGATTCAGCAAGCCTTTTTAGCTTTTTTTGCCTTATGGGTTTTTGAGCCTGAGGTTAATGATGCAATAGTTAAAGGTTCTGCGGCATATCTTATGGTGCGCCCCGTAAGCATTTATAATCTATGGTTTGTAAGAACTCTTTCAATGCGTCTTGCACGGGGGCTTTTAAGATGTTTTCCCATTTTGATTACGGCATTATTATTGCCTCTTCCTTACAGCCTTGTTTTACCGAATTTATTTACATTTTCTTTATTTTTGTTTTCGCTTATTTTAGGGCTTTTTACGGCAACCGCATTTATAGTGTTAATATACATATTATCGTTTTTTACAATATCGCCACGAGGTTTGCAAATGCTTTTTATTTCCGTATCGGAAATTCTTGCAGGACAGGTAATCCCGATTCCTTTTTTTCCCGATAAAATACGTGCGGTAATAGAGGTTTTGCCTTTTACAGGTATTCAAAATATTCCTTTAAGAATTTTCGGCGGCGATATAAAAGGCGTTTATGTTTATTATAAAATTGCTTTGCAATTGTTTTGGCTTATCGTTTTAATTTTATGCGGAAAAATAATTTCAAAGGTTGCAGAAAAAAAACTTGTTGTACAGGGCGGTTAA
- the secD gene encoding protein translocase subunit SecD → MNKRTRFIIVLVVIGLCFAFLYPTLKWYFWTDKEDKALALASREKIKDYSENMARADVDRLIEMAMSGSKEPLSKEYDPLIKAAKQMRKNLKMEIPAQWTAEDVVASFKLSSKEKFIPAAQPFLETSYREAILSTKGYQANAVKLGLDLSGGMLVIIKADLDAAVSSQGESNETLAESKKAAMTLAMETLRSRIDKFGLTDPVIRRQGDDRIYIEMPGAADADKINSIIMGRGLLSFHIVDDEASAKFIEYYRNNPGKTFDADYNLLDSSVIPEDCMVLGVYHKDAYGIDERDENTPFLVVKKQAGLEGKHLISANTAADSTLNTPIVEFTLDAEGGKIFADLTAQNVGKRLAIVSDNKIKSAPNIKEPITGGSGNISGFSATEAENLKTVLRTAWLNVPLQLETQQVVGASLGDEKIREGIKALQWGLLAVLIFMLIFYKEAGINACIAQILNLYIMFSILSAFNLTLTLPSIAGMILTIGMAVDANVVVFERIKEELRLNKSREAAIKAGFEHALSAVMDSNITTFIAASFLSILGTGPIKGFAYSLAIGVVSSVFTALFVSRLIFDFGTQTLKIKKNPYKLEEVVK, encoded by the coding sequence ATGAACAAAAGAACCAGATTTATAATTGTTCTCGTTGTTATCGGTTTGTGTTTTGCCTTTTTATATCCTACTTTAAAGTGGTATTTTTGGACGGATAAAGAAGATAAGGCTTTGGCTCTTGCTTCCCGCGAAAAAATTAAGGATTATTCGGAAAATATGGCAAGAGCCGATGTTGATAGACTCATTGAAATGGCAATGTCGGGTTCAAAAGAACCTCTCTCTAAAGAGTATGACCCCTTAATTAAAGCCGCCAAGCAAATGAGAAAAAATTTAAAAATGGAAATACCCGCACAGTGGACTGCGGAAGATGTTGTTGCCAGTTTTAAACTTTCTTCAAAAGAAAAATTTATTCCTGCAGCTCAACCTTTTTTGGAAACTTCATACAGGGAAGCTATTTTAAGCACAAAGGGATACCAAGCCAATGCGGTAAAACTCGGTCTCGACCTTTCAGGCGGTATGCTGGTTATAATTAAGGCCGATTTGGATGCCGCCGTTTCATCTCAAGGTGAAAGTAACGAAACTCTTGCAGAGTCCAAAAAGGCGGCAATGACGCTTGCAATGGAAACTTTACGCAGCAGAATAGATAAGTTCGGTCTTACCGACCCCGTTATAAGAAGACAGGGCGATGACAGAATTTATATAGAAATGCCCGGTGCTGCCGATGCCGATAAGATAAATTCGATTATTATGGGACGCGGTCTTCTTTCTTTTCATATTGTAGATGATGAAGCTTCGGCGAAGTTTATAGAATATTACCGAAATAATCCGGGAAAAACCTTTGATGCCGATTATAACTTACTTGATTCTTCCGTTATACCTGAAGATTGTATGGTTTTAGGTGTTTATCATAAGGACGCTTATGGAATTGATGAGCGTGATGAAAATACGCCGTTTTTGGTTGTAAAAAAGCAGGCCGGACTTGAAGGAAAGCATTTGATAAGTGCCAATACGGCTGCCGATAGCACATTGAATACGCCTATAGTTGAATTTACTCTCGATGCGGAAGGCGGAAAAATATTTGCCGATTTAACCGCTCAAAATGTGGGAAAACGGCTTGCAATTGTTTCCGATAACAAAATTAAGTCGGCTCCCAACATTAAAGAGCCTATAACCGGCGGTAGCGGAAATATAAGCGGCTTTTCGGCAACCGAAGCTGAAAATTTAAAGACCGTTTTACGTACGGCATGGCTTAATGTTCCTTTACAGCTTGAGACACAGCAGGTTGTAGGAGCGAGTTTGGGAGATGAAAAAATCAGAGAAGGTATTAAGGCTTTGCAATGGGGTTTACTGGCTGTTCTTATTTTTATGCTTATTTTCTATAAAGAAGCTGGGATTAACGCCTGTATTGCGCAAATACTTAACCTTTATATAATGTTCAGTATTTTATCCGCCTTTAACTTAACTCTTACATTGCCGAGTATTGCAGGTATGATTCTTACAATAGGTATGGCGGTAGACGCAAATGTTGTAGTCTTTGAGCGCATTAAGGAAGAGTTGCGGCTTAATAAAAGCCGTGAAGCTGCCATTAAAGCCGGGTTTGAACATGCTCTTTCCGCAGTTATGGACTCCAATATAACAACCTTTATTGCGGCTTCTTTTCTTTCGATATTGGGAACCGGGCCCATTAAGGGGTTCGCTTACAGTTTGGCAATAGGAGTAGTTTCCTCGGTATTTACGGCTTTATTCGTCTCGCGTTTAATTTTCGACTTCGGAACACAGACATTAAAGATAAAAAAAAATCCATATAAGCTGGAGGAAGTTGTCAAATGA
- the rnc gene encoding ribonuclease III has translation MFPIKFGIETKRKQELLEFQKQAGLHFKNLRLLNLAFHHRSYSNEHNNFRENNERMEFLGDSVLGLVTASYLYESFAEKNEGSLAKIKASVVSEEALSKIALKLNISKFLVLGRGEEMSGGREKRAILADAVEAIIGAYYLDSGYKAVQKFVLNLLSDTINAVVQNKIVGDYKSVLQEFAQKNFKTVPKYELKKESGPDHNRTFWFSVSINGHTYGPLSGKTKKEAEQAVAELAYKNLSSAITSN, from the coding sequence TTGTTTCCGATTAAATTTGGGATTGAGACCAAAAGGAAGCAAGAACTCCTTGAGTTTCAAAAGCAGGCGGGACTGCATTTTAAAAATCTCCGCCTGCTTAATCTTGCATTTCATCACAGGTCTTACTCTAACGAGCATAATAATTTTCGCGAAAATAACGAGCGTATGGAATTCTTGGGAGATTCCGTGCTGGGGCTGGTTACCGCTTCGTATCTTTATGAATCGTTTGCGGAAAAAAATGAAGGAAGTTTAGCGAAAATAAAGGCTTCCGTCGTATCTGAAGAAGCCCTTTCCAAGATTGCTTTAAAGCTGAATATCAGTAAATTTTTAGTTTTAGGACGCGGTGAAGAGATGTCTGGAGGAAGAGAAAAACGGGCTATTTTAGCCGATGCAGTAGAAGCCATAATAGGAGCCTATTATTTGGATTCAGGCTACAAAGCCGTTCAAAAATTTGTACTTAATCTTTTATCCGACACAATAAATGCCGTTGTGCAAAATAAAATCGTAGGAGATTATAAATCGGTTTTACAGGAATTTGCACAAAAAAACTTTAAAACCGTTCCCAAGTACGAACTTAAAAAAGAATCAGGTCCTGATCATAACCGAACATTTTGGTTTTCGGTAAGTATTAACGGACATACTTACGGCCCCCTTTCAGGTAAAACCAAAAAAGAAGCGGAACAGGCGGTTGCGGAGCTTGCCTATAAAAACCTTTCCTCCGCTATTACATCAAACTGA
- the rpmF gene encoding 50S ribosomal protein L32 produces the protein MAVPRANTSKARTRRRRGINMRLHAPNLVECAGCGNLIMQHHVCPKCGFYKGKQVINPDKLD, from the coding sequence ATGGCTGTACCCAGAGCGAATACGTCAAAAGCTAGAACACGCCGCCGAAGAGGCATTAATATGAGGCTTCATGCACCGAATCTTGTAGAATGCGCAGGATGCGGAAACTTGATTATGCAGCACCATGTATGCCCCAAATGCGGGTTTTATAAAGGAAAACAAGTTATTAATCCCGATAAGTTGGATTAA
- the secF gene encoding protein translocase subunit SecF encodes MNKTIKFSKLFIPCVILSIIFIVFGLVGYFTKGINFGIDFQAGFIEKIKIAPTALELSYEGPLTVSFAQSNSDISITATSLDGQNKAYVFKFSDNPTIKEFTAGVSEIEGLKVNMQASSDTKLKELFSDSESSSKLSKEIFRLHYIDNTAKLITTDEVRHALSSVPAVSVQQLGLPQDRYFQIRLPDDGSHEDANTALRSIIGDSLTAAYGKENIAVMSTDFVGSQFSSALAKQAILLVSGALILIFIYAMFRFQWNFSVAAILALMHDTLIMLMFITWSQMEFNSTTIAAILTIIGYSINDTIVIFDRIREKINLEPKLECNEVLDTALSEVLTRTLITTITTMIAVVALFVFTTGSMKDFALALLVGLISGTYSSIYTASAFIAFTSKGKKASEMITRGKKAPGELSGVTI; translated from the coding sequence ATGAATAAAACAATTAAATTTTCAAAATTATTTATTCCTTGTGTTATATTAAGTATTATTTTTATAGTATTCGGTTTGGTCGGATATTTTACAAAGGGTATTAACTTCGGTATAGATTTTCAGGCAGGTTTTATCGAAAAGATAAAAATTGCACCTACCGCGCTTGAGCTTTCTTATGAGGGGCCTCTTACGGTTTCTTTTGCTCAAAGCAATTCCGATATTTCGATTACGGCAACTTCTTTGGACGGGCAAAATAAGGCTTATGTTTTTAAATTTTCCGATAATCCCACGATTAAGGAATTTACTGCCGGAGTATCCGAAATAGAAGGCTTAAAAGTAAATATGCAGGCTTCTTCCGACACTAAACTTAAAGAGCTTTTTTCCGATTCCGAATCTTCGTCAAAGCTGTCTAAGGAAATTTTCAGGTTGCATTATATCGATAATACGGCTAAGCTTATAACTACGGACGAGGTAAGACATGCTCTTTCTTCCGTACCGGCGGTTTCGGTACAGCAATTAGGTTTACCGCAGGACAGATATTTTCAAATACGTCTTCCCGATGACGGGAGCCACGAAGACGCCAATACCGCTTTACGCTCAATAATCGGGGATTCTCTTACCGCAGCTTACGGTAAAGAAAATATTGCGGTTATGAGTACGGACTTTGTAGGCTCTCAGTTTTCTTCCGCCTTGGCTAAACAGGCAATTTTACTTGTAAGCGGAGCTTTGATTTTAATTTTTATTTATGCAATGTTCCGCTTTCAATGGAATTTTTCCGTTGCCGCTATTTTGGCTTTAATGCATGATACTTTGATTATGCTTATGTTTATAACATGGTCGCAAATGGAATTTAACTCTACAACGATAGCGGCTATTCTTACCATTATCGGTTATTCCATAAACGATACAATCGTTATCTTTGATAGAATCAGAGAAAAGATAAATCTTGAACCGAAACTCGAATGCAATGAAGTTTTGGATACCGCCTTATCCGAGGTGCTTACAAGAACTCTTATTACAACGATTACGACAATGATTGCAGTCGTTGCCTTATTTGTTTTTACTACCGGCTCAATGAAAGACTTTGCCCTGGCGCTTTTAGTAGGTCTTATAAGCGGTACATACTCTTCAATTTACACCGCTTCGGCATTTATCGCCTTTACATCAAAGGGTAAAAAAGCGAGCGAAATGATAACGCGAGGGAAAAAAGCTCCCGGAGAGCTTTCAGGCGTTACAATTTAA